A genomic stretch from Lepisosteus oculatus isolate fLepOcu1 chromosome 7, fLepOcu1.hap2, whole genome shotgun sequence includes:
- the LOC102692414 gene encoding cytosolic carboxypeptidase 2 isoform X2: MAGLGWSATEKALAPEKCEELVLRHHLPRCGHCKVDLASENKKGGAKLMKTHFSFYSSSSEDEDEDLVTEQTSEKEEYVEEWPSLRKNEASSSAVRLPRTTQVVFDFQSGKVIPRLREPRRLYGVTGPGPHSLSRWPQECEVIPEEIHHIEWAPPVPEPLCVPGNPKEVVQMAEEEGTLVYTADEASKEPCFSRSRAGGSRTPLKVAAVILSGPADTTLVFEARFESGNLLRAVKVGECDYELTLRTDLYTEKHTQWFYFRVSNTMAGVRYRFTITNLLKATSLYKKGQRPLLYSEKEAQKQRVGWHRIGEEVSYYRNGRQQSLHPCYSLSWTFLFPHDRDTCYFAHCYPYTYSNLRTYLSEIEQDPVRSQFCKIRMLCRSLAGNLVPVLTVTNPATREQEGVRKPAIVVTARIHPGETNSSWVMKGILDFLLGNSEDAALLRDTFVFKLVPMLNPDGVIVGNYRCSLTGRDLNRNYRSILRDFFPTLWATKNMIQRLCEERKVLLYCDLHGHSRKHNAFIYGCERTRFPEKQRHERIFPLMLSKNCPNMFSFQSCKFKVQRKKEGTGRVALWRMGVPNSFTLETSFCGSDMGDRKGTHFSISDLEALGFQFCDTLLDYYDPDRTKYMLCLRELQDMMKLEALLLVDMLNRHGESKISLSDHEGSISGSNSSDSDEPPAHLHDFASKLKPCKKYLKSKKERNKSSLFRFKDENLKRAAREPKKMENIREFLEKNESGFKPLIVTPAVPRRELSKWRNGQLKVSEHNSPNKKMSVLYLVFDSKRSVITSKSEYLQNLMAEFLCSRMLLGIKHSPTENSVNEDFFCFAAHDLYTQAPQLPLFSPHGSSVLLPRVHSSQKEHTVKQRQLPAITGLAAGDKGADSSSPVSWRVPKSYTAPASVTGKLNRYFSCSHKRTVEGKWESERVHHHQKPSVQR, encoded by the exons ATGGCAGGTTTAGGGTGGAGTGCAACAGAAAAGGCACTGGCTCCTGAAAAGTGCGAG GAATTGGTTCTGAGACATCATCTTCCTCGCTGTGGGCATTGCAAAG TAGATTTGGCCAGTGAAAACAAGAAAGGAGGTGCAAAATTAATGAAGACACATTTCTCCTTCTACTCTTCATCCTCTGAAGATGAGGATGAAGATCTTGTGACAGAGCAAACAAGTGAGAAGGAAGAATATGTAGAGGAATGGCCTTCATTACGCAAGAATGAAG CCTCCTCCAGTGCTGTACGCCTGCCTAGAACAACGCAGGTGGTGTTTGACTTTCAGTCTGGGAAAGTCATACCTCGGCTCCGAGAGCCGCGCCGTCTTTACGGGGTGACCGGACCAGGACCTCATTCTCTCTCCCGCTGGCCTCAGGAATGTGAGGTCATTCCAGAGGAAATACATCACATCG AGTGGGCACCACCAGTCCCTGAACCCTTATGTGTACCAGGAAATCCAAAGGAAGTGGTGCAAATGGCCGAGGAAGAGGGCACACTGGTCTATACAGCAGATGAAG CAAGCAAGGAGCCTTGTTTTTCACGATCCCGGGCTGGCGGTAGCCGTACTCCTTTGAAGGTGGCTGCTGTGATTCTCTCGGGGCCGGCTGACACTACCTTGGTGTTTGAGGCTCGCTTTGAGAGTGGCAACCTGCTGAGGGCTGTCAAAGT agGCGAATGTGATTATGAACTCACCCTCAGAACCGACCTTTATACTGAGAAGCATACACAGTGGTTCTACTTCCGAGTCAGTAATACAATGGCAGGTGTCCGTTATCGGTTCACAATTACCAATCTCCTGAAGGCTACCAGTCTGTACAAAAAaggacagcgccccctgctaTACTCCGAGAAAGAAGCACAGAAGCAAAGGGTGGGCTGGCACCGTATTGGAGAAGAGGTGTCCTACTACCGCAATGGGAGACAGCAATCACTTCATCCCTGCTACTCACTGAGTTGGACTTTCTTGTTCCCCCATGATAGAGATACTTGTTACTTTGCGCACTGCTACCCCTACACCTACTCCAACCTACGAACATATCTCTCCGAGATTGAGCAGGATCCTGTGCGTTCCCAGTTCTGTAAAATAAGGATGCTGTGTCGCTCACTGGCTGGTAACCTGGTCCCAGTGCTTACTGTAACAAATCCAGCCACGAGGGAACAGGAAGGAGTTAGGAAGCCAGCAATAGTGGTGACTGCTCGCATTCATCCTGGAGAGACCAATAGTTCTTGGGTGATGAAGGGCATCCTTGATTTTCTTCTGGGGAACTCTGAAGATGCTGCACTTCTGAGAGACACTTTTGTCTTTAAACTGGTGCCGATGTTAAACCCTGATGGGGTTATTGTTGGTAACTACCGATGCTCCTTGACAGGCCGGGACTTGAATCGCAACTACAGGTCCATCTTGAGAGATTTCTTCCCCACATTGTGGGCTACCAAGAACATGATACAGCG GCTTTGTGAGGAGCGCAAGGTGCTGCTGTACTGTGATCTACATGGGCACAGCCGCAAACACAATGCCTTCATCTATGGCTGTGAGAGAACACGCTTCCCCGAGAAACAACGACATGAGCGAATCTTCCCTCTCATGTTGAGCAAGAATTGTCCCAACATG TTCTCCTTTCAGAGCTGCAAGTTCAAAGTGCAGCGCAAGAAGGAAGGAACAGGCCGTGTTGCCCTATGGAGAATGGGGGTCCCTAACAGCTTCACTTTGGAGACCTCCTTCTGTGGTTCTGACATGG GTGACAGGAAGGGAACCCATTTCAGCATATCTGACCTGGAGGCACttgggtttcaattctgtgACACACTGCTGGATTACTATGATCCTGACAGGACCAAG TACATGCTTTGCCTCAGAGAGCTACAGGACATGATGAAACTTGAAGCCTTACTGCTTGTTGACATGCTGAACAGGCATGGAGAGTCAAAGATCTCTCTCAGTGACCATGAAGGCAG TATTAGTGGCTCAAACAGTTCAGATTCCGATGAACCACCTGCTCACCTCCATGACTTTGCCAGCAAG CTTAAGCCATGTAAAAAGTACTTGAAGTCAAAGAAAGAGAGGAACAAATCTAGCCTTTTCAGATTCAAAGATGAAAACTTAAAAAGAGCTGCAAGAGAACCTAAAAAG ATGGAGAATATCAGagagtttcttgaaaaaaacgaATCTGGATTCAAACCT CTTATAGTGACCCCAGCTGTACCCAGAAGAGAGCTAAGCAAGTGGAGAAATGGGCAACTGAAAGTGTCTGAACACAACTCCCCAAACAAAAAG ATGTCCGTCCTTTACCTCGTGTTTGACTCTAAAAGGAGTGTCATCACTTCAAAG TCAGAATACTTGCAAAATTTGATGGCAGAATTCCTGTGCAGCAGGATGCTGCTGGGCATCAAACACTCCCCCACAG aaaACAGTGTCAATGAAGATTTTTTCTGTTTCGCAGCACATGACCTCTACACTCAAGCCCCCCAGTTGCCTCTGTTCTCTCCTCATGGAAGTTCTGTTCTGCTGCCGCGTGTGCACAGTTCACAGAAAGAACACACTGTGAAACAAAGGCAACTACCAGCCATCACCGGCTTAGCAGCAGGGGATAAGGGGGCTGATAGCTCCTCTCCTGTTTCCT GGAGAGTTCCAAAATCCTACACAGCACCCGCAAGTGTGACTGGGAAGTTGAACAGGTACTTTTCATGTTCACACAAAAGAACAGT TGAAGGAAAATGGGAGTCAGAAAGAGTCCATCACCACCAGAAACCATCTGTGCAAAGGTGA
- the LOC102692414 gene encoding cytosolic carboxypeptidase 2 isoform X3 produces MAGLGWSATEKALAPEKCEELVLRHHLPRCGHCKAVDLASENKKGGAKLMKTHFSFYSSSSEDEDEDLVTEQTSEKEEYVEEWPSLRKNEASSSAVRLPRTTQVVFDFQSGKVIPRLREPRRLYGVTGPGPHSLSRWPQECEVIPEEIHHIEWAPPVPEPLCVPGNPKEVVQMAEEEGTLVYTADEASKEPCFSRSRAGGSRTPLKVAAVILSGPADTTLVFEARFESGNLLRAVKVGECDYELTLRTDLYTEKHTQWFYFRVSNTMAGVRYRFTITNLLKATSLYKKGQRPLLYSEKEAQKQRVGWHRIGEEVSYYRNGRQQSLHPCYSLSWTFLFPHDRDTCYFAHCYPYTYSNLRTYLSEIEQDPVRSQFCKIRMLCRSLAGNLVPVLTVTNPATREQEGVRKPAIVVTARIHPGETNSSWVMKGILDFLLGNSEDAALLRDTFVFKLVPMLNPDGVIVGNYRCSLTGRDLNRNYRSILRDFFPTLWATKNMIQRLCEERKVLLYCDLHGHSRKHNAFIYGCERTRFPEKQRHERIFPLMLSKNCPNMFSFQSCKFKVQRKKEGTGRVALWRMGVPNSFTLETSFCGSDMGDRKGTHFSISDLEALGFQFCDTLLDYYDPDRTKYMLCLRELQDMMKLEALLLVDMLNRHGESKISLSDHEGSISGSNSSDSDEPPAHLHDFASKLKPCKKYLKSKKERNKSSLFRFKDENLKRAAREPKKMENIREFLEKNESGFKPLIVTPAVPRRELSKWRNGQLKVSEHNSPNKKMSVLYLVFDSKRSVITSKSEYLQNLMAEFLCSRMLLGIKHSPTAHDLYTQAPQLPLFSPHGSSVLLPRVHSSQKEHTVKQRQLPAITGLAAGDKGADSSSPVSWRVPKSYTAPASVTGKLNRYFSCSHKRTVEGKWESERVHHHQKPSVQR; encoded by the exons ATGGCAGGTTTAGGGTGGAGTGCAACAGAAAAGGCACTGGCTCCTGAAAAGTGCGAG GAATTGGTTCTGAGACATCATCTTCCTCGCTGTGGGCATTGCAAAG CAGTAGATTTGGCCAGTGAAAACAAGAAAGGAGGTGCAAAATTAATGAAGACACATTTCTCCTTCTACTCTTCATCCTCTGAAGATGAGGATGAAGATCTTGTGACAGAGCAAACAAGTGAGAAGGAAGAATATGTAGAGGAATGGCCTTCATTACGCAAGAATGAAG CCTCCTCCAGTGCTGTACGCCTGCCTAGAACAACGCAGGTGGTGTTTGACTTTCAGTCTGGGAAAGTCATACCTCGGCTCCGAGAGCCGCGCCGTCTTTACGGGGTGACCGGACCAGGACCTCATTCTCTCTCCCGCTGGCCTCAGGAATGTGAGGTCATTCCAGAGGAAATACATCACATCG AGTGGGCACCACCAGTCCCTGAACCCTTATGTGTACCAGGAAATCCAAAGGAAGTGGTGCAAATGGCCGAGGAAGAGGGCACACTGGTCTATACAGCAGATGAAG CAAGCAAGGAGCCTTGTTTTTCACGATCCCGGGCTGGCGGTAGCCGTACTCCTTTGAAGGTGGCTGCTGTGATTCTCTCGGGGCCGGCTGACACTACCTTGGTGTTTGAGGCTCGCTTTGAGAGTGGCAACCTGCTGAGGGCTGTCAAAGT agGCGAATGTGATTATGAACTCACCCTCAGAACCGACCTTTATACTGAGAAGCATACACAGTGGTTCTACTTCCGAGTCAGTAATACAATGGCAGGTGTCCGTTATCGGTTCACAATTACCAATCTCCTGAAGGCTACCAGTCTGTACAAAAAaggacagcgccccctgctaTACTCCGAGAAAGAAGCACAGAAGCAAAGGGTGGGCTGGCACCGTATTGGAGAAGAGGTGTCCTACTACCGCAATGGGAGACAGCAATCACTTCATCCCTGCTACTCACTGAGTTGGACTTTCTTGTTCCCCCATGATAGAGATACTTGTTACTTTGCGCACTGCTACCCCTACACCTACTCCAACCTACGAACATATCTCTCCGAGATTGAGCAGGATCCTGTGCGTTCCCAGTTCTGTAAAATAAGGATGCTGTGTCGCTCACTGGCTGGTAACCTGGTCCCAGTGCTTACTGTAACAAATCCAGCCACGAGGGAACAGGAAGGAGTTAGGAAGCCAGCAATAGTGGTGACTGCTCGCATTCATCCTGGAGAGACCAATAGTTCTTGGGTGATGAAGGGCATCCTTGATTTTCTTCTGGGGAACTCTGAAGATGCTGCACTTCTGAGAGACACTTTTGTCTTTAAACTGGTGCCGATGTTAAACCCTGATGGGGTTATTGTTGGTAACTACCGATGCTCCTTGACAGGCCGGGACTTGAATCGCAACTACAGGTCCATCTTGAGAGATTTCTTCCCCACATTGTGGGCTACCAAGAACATGATACAGCG GCTTTGTGAGGAGCGCAAGGTGCTGCTGTACTGTGATCTACATGGGCACAGCCGCAAACACAATGCCTTCATCTATGGCTGTGAGAGAACACGCTTCCCCGAGAAACAACGACATGAGCGAATCTTCCCTCTCATGTTGAGCAAGAATTGTCCCAACATG TTCTCCTTTCAGAGCTGCAAGTTCAAAGTGCAGCGCAAGAAGGAAGGAACAGGCCGTGTTGCCCTATGGAGAATGGGGGTCCCTAACAGCTTCACTTTGGAGACCTCCTTCTGTGGTTCTGACATGG GTGACAGGAAGGGAACCCATTTCAGCATATCTGACCTGGAGGCACttgggtttcaattctgtgACACACTGCTGGATTACTATGATCCTGACAGGACCAAG TACATGCTTTGCCTCAGAGAGCTACAGGACATGATGAAACTTGAAGCCTTACTGCTTGTTGACATGCTGAACAGGCATGGAGAGTCAAAGATCTCTCTCAGTGACCATGAAGGCAG TATTAGTGGCTCAAACAGTTCAGATTCCGATGAACCACCTGCTCACCTCCATGACTTTGCCAGCAAG CTTAAGCCATGTAAAAAGTACTTGAAGTCAAAGAAAGAGAGGAACAAATCTAGCCTTTTCAGATTCAAAGATGAAAACTTAAAAAGAGCTGCAAGAGAACCTAAAAAG ATGGAGAATATCAGagagtttcttgaaaaaaacgaATCTGGATTCAAACCT CTTATAGTGACCCCAGCTGTACCCAGAAGAGAGCTAAGCAAGTGGAGAAATGGGCAACTGAAAGTGTCTGAACACAACTCCCCAAACAAAAAG ATGTCCGTCCTTTACCTCGTGTTTGACTCTAAAAGGAGTGTCATCACTTCAAAG TCAGAATACTTGCAAAATTTGATGGCAGAATTCCTGTGCAGCAGGATGCTGCTGGGCATCAAACACTCCCCCACAG CACATGACCTCTACACTCAAGCCCCCCAGTTGCCTCTGTTCTCTCCTCATGGAAGTTCTGTTCTGCTGCCGCGTGTGCACAGTTCACAGAAAGAACACACTGTGAAACAAAGGCAACTACCAGCCATCACCGGCTTAGCAGCAGGGGATAAGGGGGCTGATAGCTCCTCTCCTGTTTCCT GGAGAGTTCCAAAATCCTACACAGCACCCGCAAGTGTGACTGGGAAGTTGAACAGGTACTTTTCATGTTCACACAAAAGAACAGT TGAAGGAAAATGGGAGTCAGAAAGAGTCCATCACCACCAGAAACCATCTGTGCAAAGGTGA
- the LOC102692414 gene encoding cytosolic carboxypeptidase 2 isoform X4, giving the protein MAGLGWSATEKALAPEKCEELVLRHHLPRCGHCKAVDLASENKKGGAKLMKTHFSFYSSSSEDEDEDLVTEQTSEKEEYVEEWPSLRKNEASSSAVRLPRTTQVVFDFQSGKVIPRLREPRRLYGVTGPGPHSLSRWPQECEVIPEEIHHIEWAPPVPEPLCVPGNPKEVVQMAEEEGTLVYTADEASKEPCFSRSRAGGSRTPLKVAAVILSGPADTTLVFEARFESGNLLRAVKVGECDYELTLRTDLYTEKHTQWFYFRVSNTMAGVRYRFTITNLLKATSLYKKGQRPLLYSEKEAQKQRVGWHRIGEEVSYYRNGRQQSLHPCYSLSWTFLFPHDRDTCYFAHCYPYTYSNLRTYLSEIEQDPVRSQFCKIRMLCRSLAGNLVPVLTVTNPATREQEGVRKPAIVVTARIHPGETNSSWVMKGILDFLLGNSEDAALLRDTFVFKLVPMLNPDGVIVGNYRCSLTGRDLNRNYRSILRDFFPTLWATKNMIQRLCEERKVLLYCDLHGHSRKHNAFIYGCERTRFPEKQRHERIFPLMLSKNCPNMFSFQSCKFKVQRKKEGTGRVALWRMGVPNSFTLETSFCGSDMGDRKGTHFSISDLEALGFQFCDTLLDYYDPDRTKYMLCLRELQDMMKLEALLLVDMLNRHGESKISLSDHEGSISGSNSSDSDEPPAHLHDFASKLKPCKKYLKSKKERNKSSLFRFKDENLKRAAREPKKLIVTPAVPRRELSKWRNGQLKVSEHNSPNKKMSVLYLVFDSKRSVITSKSEYLQNLMAEFLCSRMLLGIKHSPTENSVNEDFFCFAAHDLYTQAPQLPLFSPHGSSVLLPRVHSSQKEHTVKQRQLPAITGLAAGDKGADSSSPVSWRVPKSYTAPASVTGKLNRYFSCSHKRTVEGKWESERVHHHQKPSVQR; this is encoded by the exons ATGGCAGGTTTAGGGTGGAGTGCAACAGAAAAGGCACTGGCTCCTGAAAAGTGCGAG GAATTGGTTCTGAGACATCATCTTCCTCGCTGTGGGCATTGCAAAG CAGTAGATTTGGCCAGTGAAAACAAGAAAGGAGGTGCAAAATTAATGAAGACACATTTCTCCTTCTACTCTTCATCCTCTGAAGATGAGGATGAAGATCTTGTGACAGAGCAAACAAGTGAGAAGGAAGAATATGTAGAGGAATGGCCTTCATTACGCAAGAATGAAG CCTCCTCCAGTGCTGTACGCCTGCCTAGAACAACGCAGGTGGTGTTTGACTTTCAGTCTGGGAAAGTCATACCTCGGCTCCGAGAGCCGCGCCGTCTTTACGGGGTGACCGGACCAGGACCTCATTCTCTCTCCCGCTGGCCTCAGGAATGTGAGGTCATTCCAGAGGAAATACATCACATCG AGTGGGCACCACCAGTCCCTGAACCCTTATGTGTACCAGGAAATCCAAAGGAAGTGGTGCAAATGGCCGAGGAAGAGGGCACACTGGTCTATACAGCAGATGAAG CAAGCAAGGAGCCTTGTTTTTCACGATCCCGGGCTGGCGGTAGCCGTACTCCTTTGAAGGTGGCTGCTGTGATTCTCTCGGGGCCGGCTGACACTACCTTGGTGTTTGAGGCTCGCTTTGAGAGTGGCAACCTGCTGAGGGCTGTCAAAGT agGCGAATGTGATTATGAACTCACCCTCAGAACCGACCTTTATACTGAGAAGCATACACAGTGGTTCTACTTCCGAGTCAGTAATACAATGGCAGGTGTCCGTTATCGGTTCACAATTACCAATCTCCTGAAGGCTACCAGTCTGTACAAAAAaggacagcgccccctgctaTACTCCGAGAAAGAAGCACAGAAGCAAAGGGTGGGCTGGCACCGTATTGGAGAAGAGGTGTCCTACTACCGCAATGGGAGACAGCAATCACTTCATCCCTGCTACTCACTGAGTTGGACTTTCTTGTTCCCCCATGATAGAGATACTTGTTACTTTGCGCACTGCTACCCCTACACCTACTCCAACCTACGAACATATCTCTCCGAGATTGAGCAGGATCCTGTGCGTTCCCAGTTCTGTAAAATAAGGATGCTGTGTCGCTCACTGGCTGGTAACCTGGTCCCAGTGCTTACTGTAACAAATCCAGCCACGAGGGAACAGGAAGGAGTTAGGAAGCCAGCAATAGTGGTGACTGCTCGCATTCATCCTGGAGAGACCAATAGTTCTTGGGTGATGAAGGGCATCCTTGATTTTCTTCTGGGGAACTCTGAAGATGCTGCACTTCTGAGAGACACTTTTGTCTTTAAACTGGTGCCGATGTTAAACCCTGATGGGGTTATTGTTGGTAACTACCGATGCTCCTTGACAGGCCGGGACTTGAATCGCAACTACAGGTCCATCTTGAGAGATTTCTTCCCCACATTGTGGGCTACCAAGAACATGATACAGCG GCTTTGTGAGGAGCGCAAGGTGCTGCTGTACTGTGATCTACATGGGCACAGCCGCAAACACAATGCCTTCATCTATGGCTGTGAGAGAACACGCTTCCCCGAGAAACAACGACATGAGCGAATCTTCCCTCTCATGTTGAGCAAGAATTGTCCCAACATG TTCTCCTTTCAGAGCTGCAAGTTCAAAGTGCAGCGCAAGAAGGAAGGAACAGGCCGTGTTGCCCTATGGAGAATGGGGGTCCCTAACAGCTTCACTTTGGAGACCTCCTTCTGTGGTTCTGACATGG GTGACAGGAAGGGAACCCATTTCAGCATATCTGACCTGGAGGCACttgggtttcaattctgtgACACACTGCTGGATTACTATGATCCTGACAGGACCAAG TACATGCTTTGCCTCAGAGAGCTACAGGACATGATGAAACTTGAAGCCTTACTGCTTGTTGACATGCTGAACAGGCATGGAGAGTCAAAGATCTCTCTCAGTGACCATGAAGGCAG TATTAGTGGCTCAAACAGTTCAGATTCCGATGAACCACCTGCTCACCTCCATGACTTTGCCAGCAAG CTTAAGCCATGTAAAAAGTACTTGAAGTCAAAGAAAGAGAGGAACAAATCTAGCCTTTTCAGATTCAAAGATGAAAACTTAAAAAGAGCTGCAAGAGAACCTAAAAAG CTTATAGTGACCCCAGCTGTACCCAGAAGAGAGCTAAGCAAGTGGAGAAATGGGCAACTGAAAGTGTCTGAACACAACTCCCCAAACAAAAAG ATGTCCGTCCTTTACCTCGTGTTTGACTCTAAAAGGAGTGTCATCACTTCAAAG TCAGAATACTTGCAAAATTTGATGGCAGAATTCCTGTGCAGCAGGATGCTGCTGGGCATCAAACACTCCCCCACAG aaaACAGTGTCAATGAAGATTTTTTCTGTTTCGCAGCACATGACCTCTACACTCAAGCCCCCCAGTTGCCTCTGTTCTCTCCTCATGGAAGTTCTGTTCTGCTGCCGCGTGTGCACAGTTCACAGAAAGAACACACTGTGAAACAAAGGCAACTACCAGCCATCACCGGCTTAGCAGCAGGGGATAAGGGGGCTGATAGCTCCTCTCCTGTTTCCT GGAGAGTTCCAAAATCCTACACAGCACCCGCAAGTGTGACTGGGAAGTTGAACAGGTACTTTTCATGTTCACACAAAAGAACAGT TGAAGGAAAATGGGAGTCAGAAAGAGTCCATCACCACCAGAAACCATCTGTGCAAAGGTGA